CAAAAACACCACATCGATCAGCGGTGTAAGACCAATCTGGCGGGGCTTTTTTGTGGTGCGCTCAAACTGCATTTCGGCAATCGCCTTATATTATATTGTGCTTACATGCCATAGCGTGGATTGAGTAGCTGAAGCGTATTTTTCTCTTTTGGTGCCAAAGACTTCGCTTCGGTTTCCTTAGACATAGTCTCAACCATTTTTGCCATTTCCTGCTTAGAGCGCTCAATTTCTTCTTCTTTAGCACGCGCTGCTTTTTGTTCTGCCTCAGTCATTTTCTTGCGAATTTCCTCAGCCTGCAGTTCATCATTCATGGTAAGAATCCGCACAGCTAAATCGAGCATGGTAGCGCGTGTACGCTCAACTACACTGTCGATCATATAATGCGCTCCCAAAGCCAGAATACCAACCACAAGACCACCAACCGTTGTAAGCAATGCTTCCCAGATACCGCCAGCGAGCAAAGAGGGATCCACCCGCGATCCGG
This sequence is a window from Alphaproteobacteria bacterium. Protein-coding genes within it:
- a CDS encoding MotA/TolQ/ExbB proton channel family protein; amino-acid sequence: EQHLRGLEMVANISPLLGLLGTVAGMVKAFSKLEEAGSRVDPSLLAGGIWEALLTTVGGLVVGILALGAHYMIDSVVERTRATMLDLAVRILTMNDELQAEEIRKKMTEAEQKAARAKEEEIERSKQEMAKMVETMSKETEAKSLAPKEKNTLQLLNPRYGM